From a single Opisthocomus hoazin isolate bOpiHoa1 chromosome 6, bOpiHoa1.hap1, whole genome shotgun sequence genomic region:
- the EPS15 gene encoding epidermal growth factor receptor substrate 15 isoform X5 — translation MPIKCYQERDLMTPRFRKACVCLTELVTQSLKLFCKRDRKAASGDTELSSANPVYEKFYRQVDSANAGRVLASDAAVFLKKSGLTDLVLGKIWDLADTDGKGILSKQEFFVALRLVACAQNGLDVSLSSLNLPVPPPRFTDTSSPLLLSGTAASDVPWAVKLEDKAKYDAIFDSLNPVNGLLSGDKVKPVLLNSKLPVDILGRVWELSDIDRDGMLDRDEFAVAMFLVYCALEKEPVPMSLPAALVPPSKRKPLSVPGAMPLIPPATSTKESHQSLPPVGILAAKTPLTQWIVSPADKIKYDEIFVKTDKDMDGFVSGVEARELFLKTGLPSALLAHIWALCDTKDCGKLSKEQFALAFYLINQKLTKGIDPPQALTPEMIPPSDRGVSLQKNTQGLNPVADFSAIKELDTLNNEIVDLQREKNNVEQDLKEKEDTIKQRTSEVQDLQDEVKRESSNLQKLQAQKQEAQEILNDLDEQKAKLEEQLNDIRQKCAEEAHLIAMLKAEITSQESKISAYEDELTKAQEELSRLQQETAELEHCIESGKAQLGPLQQHLQDSQQEINSVQTKLLELKELENNQFSWHSQPHNTLVNGTADRSSLSNSSSETANLNENAERESIAEDEQINSVSPIRNSPETTTSVVEEEKETPAAATTKKEDPFDAESHPLPDLVSEASLEFFQSDPFVGSDPFKDDPFGKIDPFGGDPFKGSDPFAADCFFKQSSTDPFVTASTDPFSTADSSNNITTEISKKNDPFAPGGTTVTASNDLATDPFASLFGNESFGSGFADFSTLSKANNEDPFSSSASGSVNSVTITKNLFEEPPAKNEDVPPALPPKTGTPTRPCPPPPVFY, via the exons gtTGATTCTGCTAATGCTGGAAGAGTCTTAGCTTCTGATGCAGCTGTTTTCTTGAAAAAGTCTGGGTTGACAGATTTGGTACTTGGAAAG ATTTGGGACTTAGCTGACACTGATGGCAAAGGTATCCTGAGCAAACAG gAATTTTTTGTGGCTTTACGACTTGTAGCGTGTGCACAGAATGGATTGGATGTTTCCCTGAGTAGTCTTAATCTGCCTGTTCCTCCACCAAGAttt ACTGACACTAGTAGTCCTCTGCTACTCAGTGGAACTGCAGCAAGTGATGTACCATGGGCTGTTAAG CTGGAAGACAAGGCCAAGTATGATGCTATTTTTGACAGCCTAAATCCTGTGAATGGGCTGTTGTCAGGTGATAAGGTGAAACCTGTACTCCTTAACTCAAAACTGCCGGTGGATATCTTAGGACGA GTGTGGGAGTTGAGTGATATTGACCGTGATGGCATGTTGGATCGAGATGAGTTTGCAGTT GCCATGTTTTTGGTGTACTGTGCTTTGGAGAAAGAACCAGTGCCAATGTCCTTGCCTGCAGCTTTGGTGCCACCATCCAAGAGAAAGCCCCTTAGTGTTCCAGGAGCAATGCCGTTAATTCCACCTGCAACATCTACCAAAGAGTCTCATCAGTCCTTGCCACCTGTAGGCATTTTAGCTGCCAAAACACCGTTAACACAG TGGATTGTGTCGCCTGCAGACAAAATTAAGTATGATGAGATCTTTGTGAAGACTGACAAGGACATGGATGGATTTGTGTCAGGTGTAGAAGCCAGAGAACTATTCTTGAAGACAGGACTGCCTTCTGCTCTTCTTGCACATATCTG GGCTCTCTGTGACACAAAGGACTGCGGAAAGCTTTCAAAGGAACAGTTTGCTTTGGCTTTCTATTTAATTAATCAGAAGCTAACAAAGGGCATTGATCCACCTCAGGCTCTGACTCCGGAGATGATTCCACCTTCAGACAGGGGTGTCAGCTTACAGAAG aatactCAAGGACTGAATCCTGTAGCAGATTTTTCTGCAATTAAAGAACTTGATACATTAAACAATGAAATAGTAGACCTGCAGAG GGAAAAGAATAATGTAGAGCAAGacctgaaggagaaagaagataCCATCAAGCAGAGGACAAGTGAGGTCCAG GATCTACAAGATGAGGTAAAGCGGGAGAGCAGTAACCTGCAAAAGCTGCAAGCTCAGAAGCAGGAAGCGCAGGAAATCCTGAACGATCTTGATGAGCAGAAGGCCAAGTTGGAAGAGCAACTGAATGATATCAGGCAGAAATGTGCAGAGGAGGCCCACTTG ATTGCCATGCTGAAGGCTGAAATAACAAGCCAGGAATCAAAGATTTCAGCATATGAAGATGAACTGACCAAAGCTCAGGAGGAGCTGAGTCGCCTGCAACAAGAAACTGCAGAGCTTGAGCATTGTATAGAGTCTGGGAAAGCACAGCTGGGACCTCTTCAGCAACATCTGCAGGATTCGCAACAGGAAATCAATTCA GTGCAGACAAAACTTCTTGAGCTGAAAGAATTGGAAAATAACCAATTTAGTTGGCACTCTCAGCCACATAATACACTTGTTAATGGAACTGCGGATCGCTCTAGTcttagcaacagcagcagtgaaacTGCTAACCTTAATGAGAATGCTGAAAGAGAAAGTATAGCAGAAGATGAACAAATAAACAGTGTGTCTCCA ATCAGGAATAGTCCTGAAACAACAACCTCTGTTgtggaagaagagaaagagaccCCAGCTGCAGCTACTACCAAAAAA GAAGATCCATTTGATGCTGAATCTCATCCATTGCCTGATCTAGTTTCTGAAGCCAGCTTAGAGTTCTTCCAGTCTGACCCTTTTGTTGGCA GTGATCCCTTCAAAGATGACCCTTTTGGGAAAATTG ATCCCTTTGGCGGCGATCCCTTCAAAGGCTCAGATCCTTTTGCAGCTGACTGTTTTTTCAAACAATCCTCCACTGATCCTTTTGTGACTGCTAGCACTGATCCGTTTAGCACAGCAGACAGCAGCAATAATATCACA ACAGAGATATCAAAGAAGAATGACCCTTTTGCTCCTGGTGGAACAACTGTTACTGCATCAAATGATCTAG CTACAGACCCCTTTGCCTCTCTGTTTGGAAATGAATCCTTTGGAAGTGGTTTTGCTGACTTTAGCACGCTGTCAAAG GCCAACAATGAGGATCCCTTCAGCTCTTCCGCATCAGGTTCTGTCAACAGTGTGACCATAACTAAAAACTTATTTGAGGAGCCACCAGCTAAAAACGAGGATGTTCCTCCTGCATTGCCCCCTAAAACAGGAACTCCCACAAGGCCCTGTCCACCGCCACCTG tattcTACTGA
- the EPS15 gene encoding epidermal growth factor receptor substrate 15 isoform X3 has protein sequence MPIKCYRDRKAASGDTELSSANPVYEKFYRQVDSANAGRVLASDAAVFLKKSGLTDLVLGKIWDLADTDGKGILSKQEFFVALRLVACAQNGLDVSLSSLNLPVPPPRFTDTSSPLLLSGTAASDVPWAVKLEDKAKYDAIFDSLNPVNGLLSGDKVKPVLLNSKLPVDILGRVWELSDIDRDGMLDRDEFAVAMFLVYCALEKEPVPMSLPAALVPPSKRKPLSVPGAMPLIPPATSTKESHQSLPPVGILAAKTPLTQWIVSPADKIKYDEIFVKTDKDMDGFVSGVEARELFLKTGLPSALLAHIWALCDTKDCGKLSKEQFALAFYLINQKLTKGIDPPQALTPEMIPPSDRGVSLQKNTQGLNPVADFSAIKELDTLNNEIVDLQREKNNVEQDLKEKEDTIKQRTSEVQDLQDEVKRESSNLQKLQAQKQEAQEILNDLDEQKAKLEEQLNDIRQKCAEEAHLIAMLKAEITSQESKISAYEDELTKAQEELSRLQQETAELEHCIESGKAQLGPLQQHLQDSQQEINSVQTKLLELKELENNQFSWHSQPHNTLVNGTADRSSLSNSSSETANLNENAERESIAEDEQINSVSPIRNSPETTTSVVEEEKETPAAATTKKEDPFDAESHPLPDLVSEASLEFFQSDPFVGSDPFKDDPFGKIDPFGGDPFKGSDPFAADCFFKQSSTDPFVTASTDPFSTADSSNNITTEISKKNDPFAPGGTTVTASNDLATDPFASLFGNESFGSGFADFSTLSKANNEDPFSSSASGSVNSVTITKNLFEEPPAKNEDVPPALPPKTGTPTRPCPPPPGKRPINQIDSSDSFKPRDPFQPFPTPDIPKEQEADLFCDPFAPTSMSKEADPNNFANFSTYSTEEDMIEWAKRESEKEEKERLARLKQQEQEDLELAIALSKSEISEA, from the exons gtTGATTCTGCTAATGCTGGAAGAGTCTTAGCTTCTGATGCAGCTGTTTTCTTGAAAAAGTCTGGGTTGACAGATTTGGTACTTGGAAAG ATTTGGGACTTAGCTGACACTGATGGCAAAGGTATCCTGAGCAAACAG gAATTTTTTGTGGCTTTACGACTTGTAGCGTGTGCACAGAATGGATTGGATGTTTCCCTGAGTAGTCTTAATCTGCCTGTTCCTCCACCAAGAttt ACTGACACTAGTAGTCCTCTGCTACTCAGTGGAACTGCAGCAAGTGATGTACCATGGGCTGTTAAG CTGGAAGACAAGGCCAAGTATGATGCTATTTTTGACAGCCTAAATCCTGTGAATGGGCTGTTGTCAGGTGATAAGGTGAAACCTGTACTCCTTAACTCAAAACTGCCGGTGGATATCTTAGGACGA GTGTGGGAGTTGAGTGATATTGACCGTGATGGCATGTTGGATCGAGATGAGTTTGCAGTT GCCATGTTTTTGGTGTACTGTGCTTTGGAGAAAGAACCAGTGCCAATGTCCTTGCCTGCAGCTTTGGTGCCACCATCCAAGAGAAAGCCCCTTAGTGTTCCAGGAGCAATGCCGTTAATTCCACCTGCAACATCTACCAAAGAGTCTCATCAGTCCTTGCCACCTGTAGGCATTTTAGCTGCCAAAACACCGTTAACACAG TGGATTGTGTCGCCTGCAGACAAAATTAAGTATGATGAGATCTTTGTGAAGACTGACAAGGACATGGATGGATTTGTGTCAGGTGTAGAAGCCAGAGAACTATTCTTGAAGACAGGACTGCCTTCTGCTCTTCTTGCACATATCTG GGCTCTCTGTGACACAAAGGACTGCGGAAAGCTTTCAAAGGAACAGTTTGCTTTGGCTTTCTATTTAATTAATCAGAAGCTAACAAAGGGCATTGATCCACCTCAGGCTCTGACTCCGGAGATGATTCCACCTTCAGACAGGGGTGTCAGCTTACAGAAG aatactCAAGGACTGAATCCTGTAGCAGATTTTTCTGCAATTAAAGAACTTGATACATTAAACAATGAAATAGTAGACCTGCAGAG GGAAAAGAATAATGTAGAGCAAGacctgaaggagaaagaagataCCATCAAGCAGAGGACAAGTGAGGTCCAG GATCTACAAGATGAGGTAAAGCGGGAGAGCAGTAACCTGCAAAAGCTGCAAGCTCAGAAGCAGGAAGCGCAGGAAATCCTGAACGATCTTGATGAGCAGAAGGCCAAGTTGGAAGAGCAACTGAATGATATCAGGCAGAAATGTGCAGAGGAGGCCCACTTG ATTGCCATGCTGAAGGCTGAAATAACAAGCCAGGAATCAAAGATTTCAGCATATGAAGATGAACTGACCAAAGCTCAGGAGGAGCTGAGTCGCCTGCAACAAGAAACTGCAGAGCTTGAGCATTGTATAGAGTCTGGGAAAGCACAGCTGGGACCTCTTCAGCAACATCTGCAGGATTCGCAACAGGAAATCAATTCA GTGCAGACAAAACTTCTTGAGCTGAAAGAATTGGAAAATAACCAATTTAGTTGGCACTCTCAGCCACATAATACACTTGTTAATGGAACTGCGGATCGCTCTAGTcttagcaacagcagcagtgaaacTGCTAACCTTAATGAGAATGCTGAAAGAGAAAGTATAGCAGAAGATGAACAAATAAACAGTGTGTCTCCA ATCAGGAATAGTCCTGAAACAACAACCTCTGTTgtggaagaagagaaagagaccCCAGCTGCAGCTACTACCAAAAAA GAAGATCCATTTGATGCTGAATCTCATCCATTGCCTGATCTAGTTTCTGAAGCCAGCTTAGAGTTCTTCCAGTCTGACCCTTTTGTTGGCA GTGATCCCTTCAAAGATGACCCTTTTGGGAAAATTG ATCCCTTTGGCGGCGATCCCTTCAAAGGCTCAGATCCTTTTGCAGCTGACTGTTTTTTCAAACAATCCTCCACTGATCCTTTTGTGACTGCTAGCACTGATCCGTTTAGCACAGCAGACAGCAGCAATAATATCACA ACAGAGATATCAAAGAAGAATGACCCTTTTGCTCCTGGTGGAACAACTGTTACTGCATCAAATGATCTAG CTACAGACCCCTTTGCCTCTCTGTTTGGAAATGAATCCTTTGGAAGTGGTTTTGCTGACTTTAGCACGCTGTCAAAG GCCAACAATGAGGATCCCTTCAGCTCTTCCGCATCAGGTTCTGTCAACAGTGTGACCATAACTAAAAACTTATTTGAGGAGCCACCAGCTAAAAACGAGGATGTTCCTCCTGCATTGCCCCCTAAAACAGGAACTCCCACAAGGCCCTGTCCACCGCCACCTG GGAAAAGACCTATCAATCAAATAGACTCTTCAGATTCCTTTAAACCGAGAGATCCATTTCAGCCTTTCCCCACCCCAGACATTCCCAAAGAACAAGAAGCAGATCTATTCTGTGATCCATTTGCTCCCACCAGCATGAGTAAAGAGGCTGACCCCAACAATTTTGCAAACTTCAGTACT tattcTACTGAGGAAGACATGATTGAATGGGCTAAGAGGGAaagtgagaaagaagagaaggaaagattGGCAAGACTAAAACAGCAAGAGCAAGAAGACTTGGAACTGGCTATTGCACTCAGTAAATCTGAAATATCAGAAGCATGA
- the EPS15 gene encoding epidermal growth factor receptor substrate 15 isoform X1, with protein sequence MPIKCYQERDLMTPRFRKACVCLTELVTQSLKLFCKRDRKAASGDTELSSANPVYEKFYRQVDSANAGRVLASDAAVFLKKSGLTDLVLGKIWDLADTDGKGILSKQEFFVALRLVACAQNGLDVSLSSLNLPVPPPRFTDTSSPLLLSGTAASDVPWAVKLEDKAKYDAIFDSLNPVNGLLSGDKVKPVLLNSKLPVDILGRVWELSDIDRDGMLDRDEFAVAMFLVYCALEKEPVPMSLPAALVPPSKRKPLSVPGAMPLIPPATSTKESHQSLPPVGILAAKTPLTQWIVSPADKIKYDEIFVKTDKDMDGFVSGVEARELFLKTGLPSALLAHIWALCDTKDCGKLSKEQFALAFYLINQKLTKGIDPPQALTPEMIPPSDRGVSLQKNTQGLNPVADFSAIKELDTLNNEIVDLQREKNNVEQDLKEKEDTIKQRTSEVQDLQDEVKRESSNLQKLQAQKQEAQEILNDLDEQKAKLEEQLNDIRQKCAEEAHLIAMLKAEITSQESKISAYEDELTKAQEELSRLQQETAELEHCIESGKAQLGPLQQHLQDSQQEINSVQTKLLELKELENNQFSWHSQPHNTLVNGTADRSSLSNSSSETANLNENAERESIAEDEQINSVSPIRNSPETTTSVVEEEKETPAAATTKKEDPFDAESHPLPDLVSEASLEFFQSDPFVGSDPFKDDPFGKIDPFGGDPFKGSDPFAADCFFKQSSTDPFVTASTDPFSTADSSNNITTEISKKNDPFAPGGTTVTASNDLATDPFASLFGNESFGSGFADFSTLSKANNEDPFSSSASGSVNSVTITKNLFEEPPAKNEDVPPALPPKTGTPTRPCPPPPGKRPINQIDSSDSFKPRDPFQPFPTPDIPKEQEADLFCDPFAPTSMSKEADPNNFANFSTYSTEEDMIEWAKRESEKEEKERLARLKQQEQEDLELAIALSKSEISEA encoded by the exons gtTGATTCTGCTAATGCTGGAAGAGTCTTAGCTTCTGATGCAGCTGTTTTCTTGAAAAAGTCTGGGTTGACAGATTTGGTACTTGGAAAG ATTTGGGACTTAGCTGACACTGATGGCAAAGGTATCCTGAGCAAACAG gAATTTTTTGTGGCTTTACGACTTGTAGCGTGTGCACAGAATGGATTGGATGTTTCCCTGAGTAGTCTTAATCTGCCTGTTCCTCCACCAAGAttt ACTGACACTAGTAGTCCTCTGCTACTCAGTGGAACTGCAGCAAGTGATGTACCATGGGCTGTTAAG CTGGAAGACAAGGCCAAGTATGATGCTATTTTTGACAGCCTAAATCCTGTGAATGGGCTGTTGTCAGGTGATAAGGTGAAACCTGTACTCCTTAACTCAAAACTGCCGGTGGATATCTTAGGACGA GTGTGGGAGTTGAGTGATATTGACCGTGATGGCATGTTGGATCGAGATGAGTTTGCAGTT GCCATGTTTTTGGTGTACTGTGCTTTGGAGAAAGAACCAGTGCCAATGTCCTTGCCTGCAGCTTTGGTGCCACCATCCAAGAGAAAGCCCCTTAGTGTTCCAGGAGCAATGCCGTTAATTCCACCTGCAACATCTACCAAAGAGTCTCATCAGTCCTTGCCACCTGTAGGCATTTTAGCTGCCAAAACACCGTTAACACAG TGGATTGTGTCGCCTGCAGACAAAATTAAGTATGATGAGATCTTTGTGAAGACTGACAAGGACATGGATGGATTTGTGTCAGGTGTAGAAGCCAGAGAACTATTCTTGAAGACAGGACTGCCTTCTGCTCTTCTTGCACATATCTG GGCTCTCTGTGACACAAAGGACTGCGGAAAGCTTTCAAAGGAACAGTTTGCTTTGGCTTTCTATTTAATTAATCAGAAGCTAACAAAGGGCATTGATCCACCTCAGGCTCTGACTCCGGAGATGATTCCACCTTCAGACAGGGGTGTCAGCTTACAGAAG aatactCAAGGACTGAATCCTGTAGCAGATTTTTCTGCAATTAAAGAACTTGATACATTAAACAATGAAATAGTAGACCTGCAGAG GGAAAAGAATAATGTAGAGCAAGacctgaaggagaaagaagataCCATCAAGCAGAGGACAAGTGAGGTCCAG GATCTACAAGATGAGGTAAAGCGGGAGAGCAGTAACCTGCAAAAGCTGCAAGCTCAGAAGCAGGAAGCGCAGGAAATCCTGAACGATCTTGATGAGCAGAAGGCCAAGTTGGAAGAGCAACTGAATGATATCAGGCAGAAATGTGCAGAGGAGGCCCACTTG ATTGCCATGCTGAAGGCTGAAATAACAAGCCAGGAATCAAAGATTTCAGCATATGAAGATGAACTGACCAAAGCTCAGGAGGAGCTGAGTCGCCTGCAACAAGAAACTGCAGAGCTTGAGCATTGTATAGAGTCTGGGAAAGCACAGCTGGGACCTCTTCAGCAACATCTGCAGGATTCGCAACAGGAAATCAATTCA GTGCAGACAAAACTTCTTGAGCTGAAAGAATTGGAAAATAACCAATTTAGTTGGCACTCTCAGCCACATAATACACTTGTTAATGGAACTGCGGATCGCTCTAGTcttagcaacagcagcagtgaaacTGCTAACCTTAATGAGAATGCTGAAAGAGAAAGTATAGCAGAAGATGAACAAATAAACAGTGTGTCTCCA ATCAGGAATAGTCCTGAAACAACAACCTCTGTTgtggaagaagagaaagagaccCCAGCTGCAGCTACTACCAAAAAA GAAGATCCATTTGATGCTGAATCTCATCCATTGCCTGATCTAGTTTCTGAAGCCAGCTTAGAGTTCTTCCAGTCTGACCCTTTTGTTGGCA GTGATCCCTTCAAAGATGACCCTTTTGGGAAAATTG ATCCCTTTGGCGGCGATCCCTTCAAAGGCTCAGATCCTTTTGCAGCTGACTGTTTTTTCAAACAATCCTCCACTGATCCTTTTGTGACTGCTAGCACTGATCCGTTTAGCACAGCAGACAGCAGCAATAATATCACA ACAGAGATATCAAAGAAGAATGACCCTTTTGCTCCTGGTGGAACAACTGTTACTGCATCAAATGATCTAG CTACAGACCCCTTTGCCTCTCTGTTTGGAAATGAATCCTTTGGAAGTGGTTTTGCTGACTTTAGCACGCTGTCAAAG GCCAACAATGAGGATCCCTTCAGCTCTTCCGCATCAGGTTCTGTCAACAGTGTGACCATAACTAAAAACTTATTTGAGGAGCCACCAGCTAAAAACGAGGATGTTCCTCCTGCATTGCCCCCTAAAACAGGAACTCCCACAAGGCCCTGTCCACCGCCACCTG GGAAAAGACCTATCAATCAAATAGACTCTTCAGATTCCTTTAAACCGAGAGATCCATTTCAGCCTTTCCCCACCCCAGACATTCCCAAAGAACAAGAAGCAGATCTATTCTGTGATCCATTTGCTCCCACCAGCATGAGTAAAGAGGCTGACCCCAACAATTTTGCAAACTTCAGTACT tattcTACTGAGGAAGACATGATTGAATGGGCTAAGAGGGAaagtgagaaagaagagaaggaaagattGGCAAGACTAAAACAGCAAGAGCAAGAAGACTTGGAACTGGCTATTGCACTCAGTAAATCTGAAATATCAGAAGCATGA
- the EPS15 gene encoding epidermal growth factor receptor substrate 15 isoform X2 encodes MPIKCYQERDLMTPRFRKACVCLTELVTQSLKLFCKRDRKAASGDTELSSANPVYEKFYRQVDSANAGRVLASDAAVFLKKSGLTDLVLGKIWDLADTDGKGILSKQEFFVALRLVACAQNGLDVSLSSLNLPVPPPRFTDTSSPLLLSGTAASDVPWAVKLEDKAKYDAIFDSLNPVNGLLSGDKVKPVLLNSKLPVDILGRVWELSDIDRDGMLDRDEFAVAMFLVYCALEKEPVPMSLPAALVPPSKRKPLSVPGAMPLIPPATSTKESHQSLPPVGILAAKTPLTQWIVSPADKIKYDEIFVKTDKDMDGFVSGVEARELFLKTGLPSALLAHIWALCDTKDCGKLSKEQFALAFYLINQKLTKGIDPPQALTPEMIPPSDRGVSLQKNTQGLNPVADFSAIKELDTLNNEIVDLQREKNNVEQDLKEKEDTIKQRTSEVQDLQDEVKRESSNLQKLQAQKQEAQEILNDLDEQKAKLEEQLNDIRQKCAEEAHLIAMLKAEITSQESKISAYEDELTKAQEELSRLQQETAELEHCIESGKAQLGPLQQHLQDSQQEINSVQTKLLELKELENNQFSWHSQPHNTLVNGTADRSSLSNSSSETANLNENAERESIAEDEQINSVSPIRNSPETTTSVVEEEKETPAAATTKKEDPFDAESHPLPDLVSEASLEFFQSDPFVGSDPFKDDPFGKIDPFGGDPFKGSDPFAADCFFKQSSTDPFVTASTDPFSTADSSNNITTEISKKNDPFAPGGTTVTASNDLATDPFASLFGNESFGSGFADFSTLSKANNEDPFSSSASGSVNSVTITKNLFEEPPAKNEDVPPALPPKTGTPTRPCPPPPDIPKEQEADLFCDPFAPTSMSKEADPNNFANFSTYSTEEDMIEWAKRESEKEEKERLARLKQQEQEDLELAIALSKSEISEA; translated from the exons gtTGATTCTGCTAATGCTGGAAGAGTCTTAGCTTCTGATGCAGCTGTTTTCTTGAAAAAGTCTGGGTTGACAGATTTGGTACTTGGAAAG ATTTGGGACTTAGCTGACACTGATGGCAAAGGTATCCTGAGCAAACAG gAATTTTTTGTGGCTTTACGACTTGTAGCGTGTGCACAGAATGGATTGGATGTTTCCCTGAGTAGTCTTAATCTGCCTGTTCCTCCACCAAGAttt ACTGACACTAGTAGTCCTCTGCTACTCAGTGGAACTGCAGCAAGTGATGTACCATGGGCTGTTAAG CTGGAAGACAAGGCCAAGTATGATGCTATTTTTGACAGCCTAAATCCTGTGAATGGGCTGTTGTCAGGTGATAAGGTGAAACCTGTACTCCTTAACTCAAAACTGCCGGTGGATATCTTAGGACGA GTGTGGGAGTTGAGTGATATTGACCGTGATGGCATGTTGGATCGAGATGAGTTTGCAGTT GCCATGTTTTTGGTGTACTGTGCTTTGGAGAAAGAACCAGTGCCAATGTCCTTGCCTGCAGCTTTGGTGCCACCATCCAAGAGAAAGCCCCTTAGTGTTCCAGGAGCAATGCCGTTAATTCCACCTGCAACATCTACCAAAGAGTCTCATCAGTCCTTGCCACCTGTAGGCATTTTAGCTGCCAAAACACCGTTAACACAG TGGATTGTGTCGCCTGCAGACAAAATTAAGTATGATGAGATCTTTGTGAAGACTGACAAGGACATGGATGGATTTGTGTCAGGTGTAGAAGCCAGAGAACTATTCTTGAAGACAGGACTGCCTTCTGCTCTTCTTGCACATATCTG GGCTCTCTGTGACACAAAGGACTGCGGAAAGCTTTCAAAGGAACAGTTTGCTTTGGCTTTCTATTTAATTAATCAGAAGCTAACAAAGGGCATTGATCCACCTCAGGCTCTGACTCCGGAGATGATTCCACCTTCAGACAGGGGTGTCAGCTTACAGAAG aatactCAAGGACTGAATCCTGTAGCAGATTTTTCTGCAATTAAAGAACTTGATACATTAAACAATGAAATAGTAGACCTGCAGAG GGAAAAGAATAATGTAGAGCAAGacctgaaggagaaagaagataCCATCAAGCAGAGGACAAGTGAGGTCCAG GATCTACAAGATGAGGTAAAGCGGGAGAGCAGTAACCTGCAAAAGCTGCAAGCTCAGAAGCAGGAAGCGCAGGAAATCCTGAACGATCTTGATGAGCAGAAGGCCAAGTTGGAAGAGCAACTGAATGATATCAGGCAGAAATGTGCAGAGGAGGCCCACTTG ATTGCCATGCTGAAGGCTGAAATAACAAGCCAGGAATCAAAGATTTCAGCATATGAAGATGAACTGACCAAAGCTCAGGAGGAGCTGAGTCGCCTGCAACAAGAAACTGCAGAGCTTGAGCATTGTATAGAGTCTGGGAAAGCACAGCTGGGACCTCTTCAGCAACATCTGCAGGATTCGCAACAGGAAATCAATTCA GTGCAGACAAAACTTCTTGAGCTGAAAGAATTGGAAAATAACCAATTTAGTTGGCACTCTCAGCCACATAATACACTTGTTAATGGAACTGCGGATCGCTCTAGTcttagcaacagcagcagtgaaacTGCTAACCTTAATGAGAATGCTGAAAGAGAAAGTATAGCAGAAGATGAACAAATAAACAGTGTGTCTCCA ATCAGGAATAGTCCTGAAACAACAACCTCTGTTgtggaagaagagaaagagaccCCAGCTGCAGCTACTACCAAAAAA GAAGATCCATTTGATGCTGAATCTCATCCATTGCCTGATCTAGTTTCTGAAGCCAGCTTAGAGTTCTTCCAGTCTGACCCTTTTGTTGGCA GTGATCCCTTCAAAGATGACCCTTTTGGGAAAATTG ATCCCTTTGGCGGCGATCCCTTCAAAGGCTCAGATCCTTTTGCAGCTGACTGTTTTTTCAAACAATCCTCCACTGATCCTTTTGTGACTGCTAGCACTGATCCGTTTAGCACAGCAGACAGCAGCAATAATATCACA ACAGAGATATCAAAGAAGAATGACCCTTTTGCTCCTGGTGGAACAACTGTTACTGCATCAAATGATCTAG CTACAGACCCCTTTGCCTCTCTGTTTGGAAATGAATCCTTTGGAAGTGGTTTTGCTGACTTTAGCACGCTGTCAAAG GCCAACAATGAGGATCCCTTCAGCTCTTCCGCATCAGGTTCTGTCAACAGTGTGACCATAACTAAAAACTTATTTGAGGAGCCACCAGCTAAAAACGAGGATGTTCCTCCTGCATTGCCCCCTAAAACAGGAACTCCCACAAGGCCCTGTCCACCGCCACCTG ACATTCCCAAAGAACAAGAAGCAGATCTATTCTGTGATCCATTTGCTCCCACCAGCATGAGTAAAGAGGCTGACCCCAACAATTTTGCAAACTTCAGTACT tattcTACTGAGGAAGACATGATTGAATGGGCTAAGAGGGAaagtgagaaagaagagaaggaaagattGGCAAGACTAAAACAGCAAGAGCAAGAAGACTTGGAACTGGCTATTGCACTCAGTAAATCTGAAATATCAGAAGCATGA